Proteins encoded together in one Chitinophaga varians window:
- a CDS encoding cytochrome C oxidase subunit IV family protein: MEHTHTAEGHAHHDSSTKKIWKTFWILLAVTMVEVGLAFLHLETGFPSRVLLNAVFIGLTVVKAFYIVSEFMHLGSEIKNLIYTVLLPLLLFIWFIIAFLYEGNSWKNLNRDLKPGTPVEAVKTAPAEGGHGHH, encoded by the coding sequence ATGGAGCATACGCATACCGCAGAAGGACATGCACATCATGATTCATCTACCAAAAAGATCTGGAAAACTTTCTGGATTCTCCTGGCTGTAACCATGGTAGAAGTTGGCCTGGCGTTTTTACACCTGGAAACAGGTTTCCCCAGCAGAGTACTGCTGAACGCTGTGTTCATCGGACTGACAGTAGTGAAAGCATTTTATATCGTTTCCGAGTTCATGCACCTTGGCAGCGAAATCAAAAACCTGATCTACACTGTTCTGCTTCCTTTGCTGCTCTTTATCTGGTTCATTATCGCTTTCCTGTATGAAGGTAATTCATGGAAAAACCTGAACAGGGACCTGAAACCAGGTACTCCGGTTGAAGCAGTGAAAACTGCACCGGCTGAAGGCGGACACGGACACCACTAA
- a CDS encoding cbb3-type cytochrome c oxidase subunit I yields MSNEATLHSQQEVMHGAHDHHDHEHHHEDNFISKYVFSLDHKMIAKQFLITGIVWAIIGAFFSVVFRLQLGFPDATFPWLESILGHWAKGGRITPEAYYALVTMHGTILVFFVLTAGLSGTFSNLLIPLQVGARDMASPFMNCLSYWFFFLASLVMMASLFVQTGPASGGWTMYPPLSALGDASIGSKIGVDLWLTSMALFVVSQLLGGLNYISTLLNMRTKGMSMTKMPLTIWSFFFTAVLGVLSFPVLLSGFILLLFDRHAGTSFYLSDIFIAGKALANEGGSAILYQHLFWFLGHPEVYIIILPAMGMVSEVLAVSSRKPIFGYLAMIGSLFAICILAFLVWAHHMFVTGLNPFLGAFFVLLTLLIAVPSAIKVFNWLTTIWKGNIRFTPASLFSIGFVSTFISGGLTGIWLGNSSIDIHLHDTYFVIAHFHIVMGVSAFFGMFAGIYHWFPKMYGRFMNNTIGYIHFWVTLIGAYLIFWPMHYEGMAGMPRRYFDYSSWTSFNQFGGLNQFISIVVILVFATQLLFVFNFFYSIFKGRKLTEQNPWKATSLEWTTPINPGHGNWPGEIPEVHRWAYDYSKDGRDFIPQTEPIGPNESAH; encoded by the coding sequence ATGAGTAACGAAGCAACATTGCACAGTCAACAGGAGGTAATGCACGGCGCGCATGATCATCATGATCATGAGCACCATCATGAAGACAATTTCATCTCGAAATATGTATTCAGCCTTGATCATAAAATGATTGCCAAACAATTCCTGATCACCGGTATCGTTTGGGCTATCATCGGTGCTTTCTTTTCTGTGGTGTTCCGTTTGCAACTGGGTTTTCCCGATGCTACTTTCCCCTGGCTGGAAAGCATTCTGGGTCACTGGGCTAAAGGTGGCCGTATCACTCCCGAAGCTTACTATGCATTGGTAACAATGCACGGTACTATCCTCGTATTCTTTGTATTGACCGCTGGTTTGAGTGGTACCTTCTCCAACCTGCTTATTCCCCTGCAGGTAGGTGCCCGCGATATGGCTTCTCCTTTCATGAACTGCCTGAGCTACTGGTTCTTCTTCCTGGCCAGCCTCGTTATGATGGCTTCCCTGTTCGTTCAGACAGGACCGGCTTCCGGCGGTTGGACCATGTACCCTCCGCTGAGTGCACTGGGAGACGCTTCCATCGGTTCTAAAATAGGTGTTGACCTGTGGCTCACTTCCATGGCGCTGTTTGTTGTTTCGCAGCTGCTGGGTGGTCTGAACTACATCTCTACCCTGCTGAACATGCGTACCAAAGGTATGAGCATGACCAAAATGCCTTTAACCATCTGGTCATTCTTCTTTACCGCTGTACTGGGCGTATTGTCTTTCCCTGTTCTGCTGTCCGGCTTCATTCTCTTGTTGTTCGACCGTCACGCAGGTACCAGCTTCTATCTATCTGATATCTTTATCGCAGGTAAAGCCCTGGCAAACGAAGGTGGTAGCGCCATCCTCTACCAGCACTTGTTCTGGTTCCTGGGCCACCCTGAAGTATACATCATCATTCTCCCTGCCATGGGTATGGTGTCTGAAGTACTGGCAGTTAGCTCCCGTAAACCTATCTTCGGCTACCTCGCCATGATCGGTTCCCTGTTCGCTATCTGTATCCTGGCCTTCCTGGTTTGGGCTCACCACATGTTCGTTACTGGTCTGAACCCATTCCTCGGTGCCTTCTTCGTACTGCTCACCCTCCTCATCGCGGTGCCATCTGCCATCAAGGTATTTAACTGGCTCACCACCATCTGGAAAGGTAACATCCGCTTTACGCCGGCGTCCCTGTTCTCTATCGGTTTCGTGAGCACTTTCATCTCTGGTGGTCTGACCGGTATCTGGCTGGGTAACTCCTCTATCGATATTCACCTGCACGATACCTACTTTGTAATCGCACACTTCCACATTGTAATGGGTGTGTCCGCATTCTTCGGTATGTTCGCCGGTATCTATCACTGGTTCCCGAAAATGTATGGCCGCTTTATGAACAATACTATCGGCTATATCCACTTCTGGGTAACCCTGATCGGTGCTTACCTGATCTTCTGGCCTATGCATTACGAAGGTATGGCCGGTATGCCAAGAAGGTATTTCGACTACTCCAGCTGGACTTCCTTCAATCAGTTCGGTGGCCTGAACCAGTTTATCAGCATCGTGGTGATCCTGGTATTTGCTACACAGCTGCTGTTTGTGTTCAACTTCTTCTACAGCATTTTCAAAGGAAGAAAACTGACCGAACAGAACCCATGGAAAGCTACCTCCCTGGAATGGACTACGCCGATCAACCCGGGTCACGGCAACTGGCCTGGTGAAATTCCTGAAGTTCACCGCTGGGCTTATGACTACAGCAAGGATGGAAGAGACTTCATCCCGCAGACAGAACCAATTGGTCCTAACGAGTCAGCTCACTAA
- a CDS encoding GNAT family N-acetyltransferase has translation MITYRKADIRDIPQTVSLRLQFLKEVYPQADASRDVLLQEKITAYLQEHLPQGDFVNLFAEDNGVIVASAGIVFYNQPPLYHNLDGQVAYILNVYTLPAYRGQGIARALMERLIIEAKDRNTGKLSLHASKDGRLLYEKLGFLAGDNEMTLQLPRVQP, from the coding sequence ATGATTACCTATCGCAAAGCGGATATCCGGGACATTCCACAAACGGTATCATTGCGTCTTCAGTTTCTCAAAGAAGTGTACCCACAGGCAGATGCCTCCCGCGACGTGCTGTTGCAGGAAAAGATCACTGCTTACCTTCAGGAACACCTTCCCCAGGGAGATTTTGTAAACTTGTTTGCCGAAGATAATGGCGTGATAGTGGCCAGCGCAGGTATCGTTTTCTATAACCAGCCGCCCCTCTATCATAACCTCGATGGCCAGGTGGCCTATATCCTCAATGTATATACGCTGCCCGCTTACCGTGGGCAAGGGATTGCCAGGGCCTTAATGGAAAGGCTCATAATAGAGGCAAAGGATCGTAACACGGGTAAACTGAGCCTGCATGCCAGCAAAGACGGGCGTTTGCTCTACGAAAAGCTGGGGTTCCTGGCCGGAGATAATGAAATGACCTTACAATTGCCGCGGGTGCAACCCTGA
- a CDS encoding MarR family winged helix-turn-helix transcriptional regulator, translated as MVALERLSEAFRVLLWQEATQYGLSPIQIQVLTFLLHYPEEQRTVTSLALYFNMTKATISDAVKSLEQKNYLVRKPSQTDTRSHSLHLLKEGRAIAKKVEHFAAPMQEAVAASPVKEQGILLEQLMQLIYQLNQQEVITHQPMCFNCEHFASSKKGPYCNELGISLKQANLRVDCPVFETRD; from the coding sequence GTGGTTGCTCTTGAGCGCTTATCAGAGGCTTTCAGGGTGCTCCTTTGGCAGGAGGCCACGCAATATGGGTTGAGTCCCATACAAATTCAGGTACTGACGTTCCTACTCCATTATCCGGAAGAGCAACGTACAGTAACCTCGTTGGCGTTGTATTTCAACATGACAAAAGCCACCATCAGCGACGCTGTGAAATCGCTGGAGCAAAAAAATTACCTGGTAAGAAAGCCGAGCCAAACGGATACCAGGAGCCATTCCCTGCACCTGTTGAAGGAAGGACGTGCCATCGCCAAAAAGGTAGAGCACTTCGCCGCACCGATGCAGGAAGCCGTAGCAGCCAGTCCTGTGAAAGAACAGGGCATACTGCTGGAGCAACTGATGCAGCTGATTTATCAGCTGAACCAGCAGGAGGTGATCACTCATCAGCCGATGTGCTTCAATTGCGAACATTTCGCAAGCAGCAAAAAAGGCCCTTATTGCAATGAGCTGGGAATCTCCCTGAAGCAGGCCAACCTGCGGGTAGACTGTCCGGTATTTGAAACCAGAGACTAG
- a CDS encoding cytochrome c oxidase subunit II yields MSILKGEKKARQQSNRINGFLLIAFLVLGLIGVYYCNNLLKGKILGESASVQGEGVDTLIYVTLAITGVVFVATQILLFWFAFKYQEKEGRKAFYFPHNNKLEVIWTVIPAIALTVLVAFGLKHWFQLTSDAPKDAAVVEITGKQFNWLIRYPGKDGALGRRDFKKIDEAASNPLGMDWDDQLGKDDFMATEVHLVVGKPVKFVIGSRDVIHDVGLPQFRMKMDAVPGIPTTLWFTPKFTTKQMKEKTGNPDFTYEISCDQMCGSGHYSMRGVIVVETQEEYDAWVAKQPLQYSLAHPAPAEAPKADSTQKTVAANIGKP; encoded by the coding sequence GCTCATCGGCGTGTATTATTGTAATAATCTGCTGAAAGGCAAGATCCTGGGCGAATCTGCTTCTGTGCAGGGTGAAGGTGTAGATACCCTCATCTATGTAACTCTCGCCATCACCGGTGTCGTGTTCGTGGCTACGCAGATCCTTTTGTTCTGGTTCGCATTCAAATACCAGGAAAAAGAAGGCCGCAAAGCATTTTATTTTCCGCATAACAACAAACTGGAAGTGATCTGGACCGTTATCCCGGCCATCGCACTGACAGTTCTGGTGGCTTTCGGTCTGAAACATTGGTTCCAGCTGACTTCTGATGCACCGAAAGATGCAGCAGTGGTTGAAATCACTGGTAAACAATTTAACTGGCTCATCCGCTACCCGGGTAAAGACGGTGCGCTCGGCCGCCGCGATTTCAAGAAAATCGACGAAGCTGCCAGCAACCCGCTGGGTATGGATTGGGACGACCAACTGGGCAAAGACGACTTCATGGCAACTGAAGTTCACCTGGTAGTAGGTAAACCTGTAAAATTCGTAATCGGTTCCCGTGATGTAATTCACGACGTTGGTTTACCTCAGTTCCGTATGAAAATGGACGCTGTACCCGGTATCCCTACCACCCTGTGGTTTACGCCTAAGTTCACCACCAAACAAATGAAGGAAAAAACCGGTAACCCGGATTTCACCTACGAAATATCCTGCGATCAGATGTGTGGTTCCGGTCACTACTCTATGAGAGGCGTGATTGTTGTTGAAACTCAGGAAGAATACGACGCCTGGGTTGCCAAACAACCGCTGCAGTACAGCCTGGCCCACCCGGCTCCTGCTGAAGCGCCAAAGGCCGACAGCACACAAAAAACAGTGGCAGCGAATATCGGTAAGCCGTAA
- a CDS encoding heme-copper oxidase subunit III — protein sequence MHTMSIQRKKIHPHKYSLWIAMGSITMMFIGFTSAYVVKRSQANWLAFELPHIFWLSTAVILLSSLTVHLALKQFRERNMQRYKQLITITALLGVIFAACQWIGFSQLKNSGLPLNGPVSASFIYVIVGVHMLHVLGGVVALLIMFARAYRTRIRTYSSVPIEVAATYWHFVDVLWIYLLIFLSIAR from the coding sequence ATGCATACAATGAGCATACAACGTAAGAAAATTCATCCGCACAAGTATTCCCTATGGATAGCAATGGGTAGTATTACCATGATGTTCATCGGATTTACGAGTGCATACGTTGTGAAGAGATCGCAGGCTAACTGGCTGGCATTTGAACTGCCGCATATTTTCTGGTTGTCTACTGCTGTGATTTTACTCAGCAGCCTGACCGTCCACCTGGCCCTGAAACAGTTCAGGGAAAGAAATATGCAGCGTTACAAGCAGCTGATCACCATTACGGCCTTACTGGGCGTAATTTTCGCTGCTTGCCAATGGATTGGCTTTTCACAATTGAAAAATAGCGGACTTCCCCTCAACGGGCCTGTTTCCGCTTCGTTTATTTATGTTATCGTAGGCGTGCACATGTTGCACGTATTGGGTGGTGTGGTAGCACTGCTCATCATGTTTGCCAGGGCCTACCGGACCCGCATTCGTACCTACTCCTCAGTACCCATCGAAGTAGCCGCTACCTACTGGCATTTTGTGGATGTGCTGTGGATCTACCTGTTGATTTTTTTAAGTATCGCGAGATAA
- a CDS encoding DUF420 domain-containing protein, which produces MELKNKNLNTPIAIVSVVIPALVALLFFLPKPDFHPGFDIKILPLFHAILNSATAVLLVASLYFIKNQQVKAHKTTNLIAVGLSVIFLLSYVTYHALAPETRFGDVDHNGVVDAAEKATLGGIRYVYYFLLLTHIVLAGIIVPLVLFTLLRGFQNDIPRHRKIARITWPLWFYVAVTGVIVYIMISPYYH; this is translated from the coding sequence ATGGAACTAAAGAATAAAAATCTAAACACACCTATTGCCATCGTTTCTGTCGTGATCCCTGCGCTGGTGGCTTTACTGTTTTTCCTGCCGAAGCCTGATTTTCATCCCGGCTTTGATATCAAAATCCTCCCGTTGTTCCATGCTATCCTCAATTCCGCTACTGCGGTGCTGTTGGTGGCCAGTCTTTACTTCATCAAAAATCAGCAGGTAAAAGCGCATAAAACCACTAACCTGATTGCAGTGGGGTTGTCTGTTATTTTCCTGTTGTCGTATGTTACTTATCATGCCCTGGCGCCCGAAACCCGGTTTGGCGATGTGGACCACAACGGCGTGGTGGATGCTGCTGAAAAAGCGACGCTTGGCGGTATCCGTTATGTATATTATTTCCTGTTGCTCACGCATATTGTACTGGCTGGTATTATTGTGCCGCTGGTGCTGTTCACCCTGCTGCGTGGCTTCCAGAACGATATCCCCCGTCACCGTAAAATTGCCCGCATTACCTGGCCTCTCTGGTTCTATGTGGCTGTAACCGGTGTAATTGTGTATATCATGATTTCTCCATATTACCATTGA
- the cyoE gene encoding heme o synthase, which translates to MLQENSIKLSSSYAVASKVKDYSQLMKFNLTFMVVFSSVVAYLLVPGVEFDLIKVLLLFAGGLLVSGSANTINQIWEKNTDKLMARTATRPLPSGRMSETEAIIVAAVTGVAGFLIMGYCFNWLSAALSLFSLVMYGFVYTPWKKWNSLAVLVGGIPGAMPLLIGWAAGANNLSEGGWSLFAIQFLWQFPHFWAIAWIAHKDYTRAGFKLLPANGEPNKFTALQAVMYTLLLIPAGVAPYLLKITGGISAIVAILAGVFFLYRAINLYRKNDVPAARKLMFGSYIYLTIVQLAQLLDKA; encoded by the coding sequence ATGTTGCAAGAAAACTCCATAAAGTTGTCGTCATCGTATGCAGTAGCGAGTAAGGTGAAAGATTATTCTCAGTTAATGAAGTTTAATCTCACCTTCATGGTGGTATTTTCATCTGTGGTAGCTTATCTGCTGGTGCCGGGTGTGGAGTTTGACCTGATCAAAGTTCTTTTGTTATTTGCCGGTGGTTTGCTGGTTTCCGGATCAGCCAATACCATCAACCAGATATGGGAAAAAAATACCGATAAGCTGATGGCCCGCACCGCCACCCGCCCCCTGCCCTCCGGCAGGATGAGCGAAACGGAAGCGATCATCGTTGCTGCGGTGACCGGTGTAGCGGGTTTCCTGATCATGGGTTATTGCTTTAACTGGCTAAGCGCCGCCCTGAGCCTTTTCTCCCTGGTGATGTACGGTTTCGTATATACACCCTGGAAAAAATGGAACTCCCTGGCCGTACTGGTTGGGGGCATTCCGGGCGCCATGCCGCTGCTCATTGGCTGGGCCGCAGGCGCCAACAACCTTTCCGAAGGCGGTTGGTCACTGTTTGCCATCCAGTTCCTGTGGCAGTTCCCGCACTTCTGGGCTATCGCCTGGATTGCACATAAAGACTATACCCGTGCAGGATTTAAACTGCTGCCTGCCAATGGCGAACCTAACAAGTTCACCGCATTACAGGCGGTTATGTATACCCTGTTACTGATCCCTGCCGGTGTAGCACCCTACCTGCTCAAAATCACAGGCGGTATTTCCGCTATCGTGGCTATTCTGGCAGGTGTGTTTTTCCTGTACCGCGCGATTAACCTGTACAGAAAGAATGATGTTCCGGCAGCACGTAAACTGATGTTTGGTTCATACATTTACCTGACCATTGTTCAGCTGGCACAGCTGCTGGACAAGGCCTAA
- a CDS encoding cytochrome c oxidase subunit 3, with product MDTAVTAKKKWWDGGYSPFNVSYGKLMMWYFLISDAFTFGALLISYGTIRFSSTSWPDPNEVFRSFPGMGHANMPLVFVSLMTFILIMSSVTMVLAVHAGHMRDKKAVAKWLTWTIVGGACFLACQAWEWTHLFHEGAWWGRNPFHNVDGTMASTNFTNFFFTITGFHGLHVTSGVVLNIIILANVLKGTYEERGHYEMVEKVGLYWHFVDLVWVFVFTCFYLL from the coding sequence ATGGACACAGCAGTTACAGCGAAGAAAAAATGGTGGGACGGAGGATACTCTCCCTTTAATGTGAGCTATGGCAAGTTGATGATGTGGTACTTCCTGATATCAGATGCCTTCACTTTCGGAGCATTACTGATTTCTTACGGAACTATTCGCTTCTCCAGCACTTCCTGGCCTGATCCGAACGAGGTTTTCCGCTCTTTCCCTGGTATGGGCCATGCCAACATGCCACTGGTATTCGTGAGCTTGATGACCTTTATCCTGATCATGAGCTCTGTAACCATGGTACTGGCCGTTCATGCCGGTCACATGAGAGATAAAAAAGCTGTTGCCAAATGGCTGACCTGGACTATCGTTGGTGGTGCCTGCTTCCTGGCCTGTCAGGCATGGGAATGGACACACCTGTTCCACGAAGGCGCCTGGTGGGGCCGCAATCCTTTCCACAACGTGGACGGTACAATGGCTTCTACCAACTTTACTAACTTCTTCTTTACCATTACCGGTTTCCACGGTCTGCACGTAACCTCCGGTGTTGTACTGAACATCATCATCCTCGCTAACGTACTGAAAGGTACCTACGAAGAAAGAGGTCACTACGAAATGGTGGAAAAAGTAGGTCTTTACTGGCACTTTGTAGATCTGGTTTGGGTATTCGTATTCACCTGCTTCTACCTGCTCTGA
- a CDS encoding SCO family protein: MAILVPLTGYLIVDHYGKNVVPIPKYYIPERVDTIVKDGKTTYDTVFHQIRDFKMTNQLGQQVSLKDMEGKVILVDFFFTSCPSICPTLTKNLRKIQSAYGKTDTLLQILSFSVDPVRDSVQKLRKYGYDYQVNPDNWWLLTGDKKEIYDLARHDFFVSVTEGDGGPDDFIHTEKLILIDKNRHIRGYYNGLDSNAVKQCATDIATLYLEKDRHRPGFWKFLKGLFKNFS; the protein is encoded by the coding sequence TTGGCTATATTGGTACCGCTGACGGGTTACCTGATTGTAGATCATTACGGGAAAAACGTAGTACCTATTCCAAAGTATTACATTCCCGAAAGAGTGGACACGATCGTTAAAGATGGCAAAACCACTTACGACACCGTTTTCCACCAGATCAGGGATTTTAAAATGACCAATCAGCTGGGCCAACAGGTAAGCCTGAAGGATATGGAAGGTAAAGTGATCCTGGTAGATTTCTTTTTTACTTCCTGCCCTTCTATCTGCCCTACCCTGACTAAAAACCTGAGAAAGATCCAGAGCGCTTACGGTAAAACAGATACGCTGCTCCAGATCCTCTCTTTCTCAGTAGACCCTGTCAGAGATTCAGTACAAAAGCTGCGGAAATACGGATATGACTACCAAGTGAATCCGGACAACTGGTGGCTGCTGACTGGTGATAAAAAAGAAATCTATGACCTCGCCAGACACGACTTCTTCGTTTCTGTAACAGAAGGTGACGGCGGACCGGATGATTTCATTCACACGGAAAAGCTCATACTGATCGATAAAAACAGACATATCAGAGGATATTACAACGGGCTCGATTCCAATGCCGTTAAACAATGTGCAACAGATATCGCCACCCTGTACCTTGAAAAAGACAGGCACCGCCCGGGATTCTGGAAATTCCTGAAAGGTTTGTTTAAGAATTTTAGCTGA